The Centroberyx gerrardi isolate f3 chromosome 19, fCenGer3.hap1.cur.20231027, whole genome shotgun sequence genome has a segment encoding these proteins:
- the tra2a gene encoding transformer-2 protein homolog alpha isoform X1 produces the protein MSDIEDGNYEGRESRSPSKSDHGSPARVKSESRSGSPSPSRASKRSESRSRSRSKSRSHSRRHSNRRYSHSRSRSHSHRKKSRSRSYSPEYRRRRSQSASPMSNRRRHTGSRNHDFTKETYSHGGDADARANPDPNTCLGVFGLSLYTTERDLREVFSRYGPLAGVNVVYDQRTGRSRGFAFVYFERIEDSKEAMERANGMELDGRRIRVDYSITKRPHTPTPGIYMGRPTHNGSGGGGGSGGGGGGGGGGGGGGSSSGGRRGRDSYYDRGYDRYDRYDEYDYRYSRRRSPSPYYSRYRSRSRSRSYSPRRY, from the exons ATGAGTGACATTGAGGATGGAAACTATGAAGGGCGG GAGTCTCGCTCCCCATCTAAATCGGACCATGGGAGTCCAGCTCGGGTCAAGTCGGAGAGCAGGTCCGGCTCCCCGAGTCCATCCCGGGCCTCCAAACGCTCGGAGTCCAGATCCCGCTCTCGTTCAAAATCTAG GTCTCACTCTCGACGGCACTCAAACCGCCGCTACAGCCATTCGCGCTCTCGTTCCCATTCCCACCGGAAGAAGTCCCGCTCCCGTTCCTATAGCCCGGAATACCGCCGCAGGAGGAGCCAGAGCGCCTCTCCCATGTCCAACCGTCGCCGCCACACAGGCAGCAGG AACCATGACTTCACAAAAGAAACGTACAGTCATGGCGGTGATGCTGATGCCAGG GCGAACCCTGACCCCAACACATGTTTGGGGGTGTTTGGCTTGAGCCTGTACACTACTGAGCGTGACCTGAGGGAAGTGTTCTCTCGCTACGGTCCTCTGGCGGGTGTCAACGTGGTCTATGACCAGCGCACCGGTCGCTCCCGTGGCTTCGCCTTCGTTTACTTTGAGAGAATTGAGGATTCCAAAGAG GCAATGGAGCGAGCCAACGGCATGGAGCTGGATGGGAGGCGCATCAGAGTGGATTATTCCATTACCAAGCGTCCCCACACCCCCACGCCAGGAATATACATGGGTCGGCCAACACA TAATGGcagtggtggcggtggtggcagtggtggtggcggcggcggcggtggtggtggcggcggcggcggcagcagcagtgggggcaggagggggagagactCATACTATGACCGTGGCTATGACCGCTATGACAGATACGACGAGTATGACTACAGGTATAG tcgCAGGCGCTCTCCGTCACCCTACTACAGCCGATACAGGTCTCGCTCACGATCCCGCTCCTACAGCCCAC GACGATACTAA
- the tra2a gene encoding transformer-2 protein homolog alpha isoform X2: MSDIEDGNYEGRESRSPSKSDHGSPARVKSESRSGSPSPSRASKRSESRSRSRSKSRSHSRRHSNRRYSHSRSRSHSHRKKSRSRSYSPEYRRRRSQSASPMSNRRRHTGSRNHDFTKETYSHGGDADARANPDPNTCLGVFGLSLYTTERDLREVFSRYGPLAGVNVVYDQRTGRSRGFAFVYFERIEDSKEAMERANGMELDGRRIRVDYSITKRPHTPTPGIYMGRPTHGGGGGSGGGGGGGGGGGGGGSSSGGRRGRDSYYDRGYDRYDRYDEYDYRYSRRRSPSPYYSRYRSRSRSRSYSPRRY, encoded by the exons ATGAGTGACATTGAGGATGGAAACTATGAAGGGCGG GAGTCTCGCTCCCCATCTAAATCGGACCATGGGAGTCCAGCTCGGGTCAAGTCGGAGAGCAGGTCCGGCTCCCCGAGTCCATCCCGGGCCTCCAAACGCTCGGAGTCCAGATCCCGCTCTCGTTCAAAATCTAG GTCTCACTCTCGACGGCACTCAAACCGCCGCTACAGCCATTCGCGCTCTCGTTCCCATTCCCACCGGAAGAAGTCCCGCTCCCGTTCCTATAGCCCGGAATACCGCCGCAGGAGGAGCCAGAGCGCCTCTCCCATGTCCAACCGTCGCCGCCACACAGGCAGCAGG AACCATGACTTCACAAAAGAAACGTACAGTCATGGCGGTGATGCTGATGCCAGG GCGAACCCTGACCCCAACACATGTTTGGGGGTGTTTGGCTTGAGCCTGTACACTACTGAGCGTGACCTGAGGGAAGTGTTCTCTCGCTACGGTCCTCTGGCGGGTGTCAACGTGGTCTATGACCAGCGCACCGGTCGCTCCCGTGGCTTCGCCTTCGTTTACTTTGAGAGAATTGAGGATTCCAAAGAG GCAATGGAGCGAGCCAACGGCATGGAGCTGGATGGGAGGCGCATCAGAGTGGATTATTCCATTACCAAGCGTCCCCACACCCCCACGCCAGGAATATACATGGGTCGGCCAACACA tggtggcggtggtggcagtggtggtggcggcggcggcggtggtggtggcggcggcggcggcagcagcagtgggggcaggagggggagagactCATACTATGACCGTGGCTATGACCGCTATGACAGATACGACGAGTATGACTACAGGTATAG tcgCAGGCGCTCTCCGTCACCCTACTACAGCCGATACAGGTCTCGCTCACGATCCCGCTCCTACAGCCCAC GACGATACTAA